One Plasmodium berghei ANKA genome assembly, chromosome: 13 genomic region harbors:
- a CDS encoding beta-hydroxyacyl-ACP dehydratase, putative has translation MMKLFIIFVYVLFPVLSLGVKRKGFNFLFPSFEHFNKKNNLKKSNNGINKNDSINIYINNIEKDDNISAKIISSNITPNLNSEIIDIDQIKNILPHRYPFLLVDKVLYIQPNKKIIGIKNVTTNEHFFNGHFPQKPIMPGVLQIEALAQLGGILCLKNSEKKSKDNLFLFAGVDGVKWKKPVLPGDTLVMEVEQILFKPALGIAKLKGVGYVGNNVVIEIEKMIFAMSK, from the exons ATGATGaaactttttataatttttgtttacgTCCTTTTTCCAGTATTGTCCTTGGGTGTAAAAAGGAAAGgcttcaattttttattcccaTCCTTTGAgcattttaataaaaaaaataatttaaaaaaatcaaataatgggataaataaaaatgatagtataaatatatatattaataacatTGAAAAAGATGATAACATTAGtgcaaaaataatttcatcTAATATTACACCAAATTTAAATTCCGAAATAATTGATATtgatcaaataaaaaacatactTCCCCATAGATATCCATTTCTATTAGTAGATaaagtattatatatacaaccaaataaaaaaataattggtataaaaaatgttacaACAAAtgaacatttttttaatggtCATTTTCCTCAAAAACCAATTATGCCTGGTGTTCTCCAAATAGAAGCATTAGCACAATTAGGTGGTATTTTATGTCTTAAAaatagtgaaaaaaaaagtaaagacaatttatttcttttcgCAGGGGTAGATGGAGTTAAATGGAAGAAACCCGTTTTACCAG GCGATACATTAGTGATGGAAGTAGAACAAATTTTGTTCAAACCAGCACTCGGAATTGCCAAGTTAAAAGGAGTTGGGTATGTAGGTAATAATGTAGTAATAGAAATCGAGAAAATGATTTTTGCAATGtcaaaatga
- a CDS encoding 60S ribosomal protein L6, putative, whose protein sequence is MKTIVSSQKITIPEGVQVAINSRKVTVTGKHGTLKKSFRHLPIDIRLNKLKKYIKVVMWFGVPDRLACIRTVCTHLKNMFTGVTKKFLYKMRLVHAHFPINSNIVNDNKLIEIRNYLGEKRVRFVKALPGVLIEKSPSVKDEIYVSGADIENVSLTAALIHQSVLCRNKDIRKFLDGIYVSEVTTVEKDE, encoded by the exons atgaaaaccATAGTATCCTcacaaaaaattacaattcCTGAAGGAG TCCAAGTTGCAATAAACTCAAGGAAAGTAACAGTAACAGGCAAACATGGAACACTTAAAAAGAGTTTTAGACATTTGCCAATTGACATACgtttaaacaaattaaaaaaatacataaaagtAGTTATGTGGTTTGGTGTCCCAGATAGATTGGCTTGTATAAGAACTGTGTGCactcatttaaaaaatatgtttactGGAGTaactaaaaaatttttatacaaaatgaGATTAGTACATGCACATTTTCCCATCAATTCGAATATtgtaaatgataataaattaattgaaATCAGAAATTATTTAGGAGAAAAAAGAGTTAGATTTGTTAAGGCATTACCAGGTGTTCTTATTGAAAAATCCCCAAGTGTTAAAGACGAAATATATGTTAGTGGAGCAGACATAGAAAATGTATCTTTAACTGCTGCTTTAATACATCAATCAGTTTTATGTAGAAATAAGGATATTCGTAAGTTTCTTGACGGTATTTATGTGTCTGAAGTTACAACTGTAGAGAAAgatgaataa
- a CDS encoding V-type proton ATPase subunit G, putative, with amino-acid sequence MAQSKGSNVLIQQLLKAEEEADLVIKKAKDVRAKMLKEAEATATEELKIFRAKEKERLTKGHKEKSTAEDEIVTKIEQNTKDEIKRYKDLFKKNKDQVAQFVYDKVFKVDIDVPDCVQKYM; translated from the exons ATGGCACAAAGCAAAGGATCCAACGTTTTAATACAACAATTATTAAAAGCCGAAGAAGAAGCTGATCTAGTAATTAAAAAGGCAAAAGATG TACGGGCAAAAATGCTAAAAGAAGCTGAAGCAACAGCAACGGAGGAGTTGAAAATTTTTCGAGCCAAAGAAAAGGAGCGTCTAACTAAAGGACATAAAGAA AAATCTACTGCTGAAGATGAGATTGTGACTAAAATTGAGCAAAACACaaaagatgaaataaaaagatataaagatttgtttaagaaaaataaagatcAGGTTGCCCAATTTGTATATGATAAAGTTTTCAAAGTTGATATAGACGTCCCTGACTGTgtgcaaaaatatatgtag
- a CDS encoding N-acetyltransferase, GNAT family, putative: protein MGILENDMKENKNEELKKTTNKKIYKNSEKLKKNKKGGTNSEINKNCGIIKIVRGCQNGDNIFDFINGEYKKKYIIKGINNTSENISETNLEQKKSEYIFFESINSYELKKYKTSDIIFNMLVDITKNNMENLYNESNFLNKGWSSLKKQKEFMSNKCKLILGFKNVAGNEKKNMTKSGKNDTNNNVNSKQDRNCLGNNIDKESDINFINVLKSNNPEKVEEYLKNNKLVCFVHYRIIPDYYPYEQNIICYLYEIQIIPDFKGIGIGIHLIYMLESLCKSIKINKILCTVLKNNTNAVAFYKKKCLFEMDENSPDNFNTNNSKPCEYEILKKEIIL, encoded by the coding sequence ATGGGAATTCTCGAAAATGATatgaaagaaaataaaaatgaagaattaaaaaaaactacgaacaagaaaatatataaaaattccgaaaaattaaaaaaaaataaaaaaggggGCACTAATagtgaaataaataaaaactgtggaataattaaaattgttcGTGGGTGTCAAAATggtgataatatttttgactTTATCAATGGAGAAtacaaaaagaaatatataataaagggaataaataatactaGTGAAAATATAAGCGAGACAAATttagaacaaaaaaagagtgaatatatttttttcgaatcaattaattcatatgaattaaaaaagtataaaacAAGTgacattatatttaatatgttagttgatattacaaaaaataatatggaaaatttatataatgaaagtaattttttaaataaaggGTGGTCTAGTTTGAAAAAGCAAAAAGAATTTATGAGTAATAAATGTAAACTTATATTAggttttaaaaatgtagctggaaatgaaaaaaaaaatatgaccAAGTCAGGTAAAAATGatactaataataatgtaaataGCAAACAAGACAGAAATTGCCttggaaataatattgataagGAAAGCGACATAAACTTTATAAACGTattaaaaagtaataatCCAGAAAAAGTAgaagaatatttaaaaaataataaattagttTGCTTTGTCCATTATAGAATAATTCCTGATTATTATCcatatgaacaaaatattatttgctATTTGTAtgaaattcaaataattccCGATTTTAAAGGTATAGGTATAGGTAtccatttaatatatatgctagAAAGTTTATGCAAAagtattaaaataaataaaattttatgtaccgttttaaaaaataatactaatGCTGTAgcattttataaaaaaaaatgtttatttgAAATGGATGAAAATTCACCAGACAATTTTAACacaaataattcaaaacCATGTGAATatgaaattttaaaaaaagaaataattttatga